In Halalkalibaculum roseum, a single window of DNA contains:
- a CDS encoding OsmC family protein encodes MATDSDKKKIVHVHLPKDEIYTTTLTAGKHELVADEPERVEGGKDEGPDPYDYLLMALGSCTVMTVKMYARRKEWPLEDIFVELRHNKRHDEDCKNCDDEKSKIDVIEKDLVVKGDLTQKQVDRLLEIANKCPVNRTLLGDIKIMGSIEHT; translated from the coding sequence ATGGCCACTGATAGTGATAAAAAGAAGATAGTACACGTACATCTTCCCAAAGACGAAATCTATACCACTACCCTCACTGCCGGCAAGCATGAGCTTGTAGCGGATGAACCCGAAAGAGTTGAAGGCGGCAAGGATGAAGGCCCGGATCCCTATGATTACCTGTTGATGGCACTGGGATCATGCACCGTTATGACTGTGAAGATGTATGCCCGTCGAAAAGAGTGGCCGCTGGAGGATATTTTTGTTGAATTAAGACACAATAAGCGTCACGACGAGGACTGTAAGAATTGTGATGATGAGAAGAGTAAAATCGATGTAATCGAAAAAGATCTGGTAGTGAAAGGCGATTTAACACAAAAGCAGGTTGACCGCTTGCTGGAAATTGCCAACAAATGTCCGGTTAACCGAACCCTCCTTGGTGACATTAAAATAATGGGCAGTATAGAACACACGTAA
- a CDS encoding VOC family protein — MATTFKSITANLMVKDVDKTVSYYKEILGFKLEMSVPRDDGNLQWAMITRDTVELMLHEEGNFLEEVPELRGSTMGGSLTLFIEIEGIDDLYNAVNQHKDIEFIKEPHTTFYGMKEFTLRDLNGYILTFAEPQEQDKA; from the coding sequence ATGGCAACTACATTTAAATCCATTACTGCAAATCTGATGGTTAAGGATGTTGATAAAACCGTCAGCTACTACAAGGAAATTCTCGGCTTCAAACTTGAAATGTCAGTACCGCGCGATGACGGTAACTTACAGTGGGCCATGATCACACGCGATACTGTTGAGCTCATGCTGCACGAAGAAGGCAATTTTCTTGAAGAGGTACCCGAACTCAGAGGGTCAACGATGGGTGGTTCCCTGACACTGTTTATTGAAATTGAAGGCATTGATGATTTGTACAATGCCGTTAACCAGCATAAGGATATCGAATTCATTAAGGAGCCGCACACCACTTTTTACGGTATGAAAGAATTCACTCTTCGTGATCTCAACGGCTATATACTTACTTTCGCAGAACCTCAGGAACAAGACAAAGCATAG
- a CDS encoding DinB family protein, with product MRPEPDEYEQFYQGYIEQVDQGDILEILKDQMHETYTLINSLTAKQAGYRYAEGKWTVKEVIGHLIDSERIFAYRGLCFARNETKALPGFDQDAYVDEGNFTDRSTQSIGDEYFSLRNATIVLFDSFSEEILSRKGIANDATFSVRSLAYIIAGHERHHLDVLRDKYHIA from the coding sequence ATGCGACCTGAACCGGATGAGTACGAGCAGTTTTATCAAGGATACATTGAACAGGTAGATCAGGGAGATATTCTTGAGATCCTCAAAGACCAGATGCATGAGACCTACACCCTGATTAATTCCCTCACAGCCAAGCAGGCCGGATATCGCTATGCAGAGGGTAAATGGACTGTGAAAGAAGTGATCGGACATCTGATAGATTCAGAACGTATTTTTGCCTATCGCGGATTATGCTTCGCCAGAAATGAAACCAAAGCCCTGCCCGGTTTTGATCAGGATGCTTATGTGGATGAGGGCAACTTTACAGACCGCAGCACTCAGAGTATTGGAGATGAGTACTTTTCGCTAAGAAATGCCACCATTGTTTTATTCGACAGTTTCTCCGAGGAGATCTTGTCCAGGAAAGGAATTGCAAACGATGCTACATTCTCGGTTCGATCACTCGCATACATTATCGCAGGACATGAGAGGCATCATCTGGATGTACTCAGAGATAAATATCACATTGCTTAA
- a CDS encoding M16 family metallopeptidase, producing MKRFSLICMLVLFVASITQAQKRYDQLKFPELNQFNQPDVEIFTLDNGIKFFLVEDRELPLIDVSVMVRTGGVLVPNEKTGLSSITGTVMRSGGSENYPSDSLNALLENKAASMETGIGFTSGGAGMNVLKEDFDELLPVFIDLLTNPAFPEDKIELAKTQTKSGISRRNDNAQQIGYRVFDQLIYGENSVYARNTEYETVNNISREDLVNFHKEHFVGQNMSIGLVGDFDSDAMKSKLQEAFASIPSGAGTELEFPEVDYEYTSTINFINKSDVNQSFVLLGHLGGMRDNPDYAELQVMNQVLSGGFSGRLFQVVRTDMGLAYSVFGQYGMNTFYPGTFYAGVMTKSATTAEAIDAIIGEIERLQNEPITQEELQDTKDQFLNSLVFRYDSFEKVLNQRMSYDYRGLSENAFDEYVEGVKATTIEDVQRVAREYLNPDQMEILVVGNKDEIGDQLQKYGEVNEIDISIPQPGSEQKVVEGDAEKGATLLDKMSEALVSPGTELNSITLEGEVVQFGEQLPGGQMSLQTTSTIDYPDAVEQTVQTPGGTMKITYADGQGKMSMGGQERPLPPQMNQNLKETLNRSYLAIAMAENDINPQYTGTEEFEDKTYAKLSVNVDDKDILFLVDEETGYPRLMRYQQFNPQQGEQVQIEERYSDWKTVDGVAYAYTQISFSGDQKASETTYKEHKVNQ from the coding sequence ATGAAACGATTCAGCCTGATATGCATGCTCGTGCTTTTTGTTGCCTCGATTACGCAGGCGCAGAAACGCTACGACCAGTTGAAATTCCCCGAACTCAACCAATTTAACCAGCCGGATGTAGAGATCTTTACCCTCGACAACGGCATTAAATTCTTTCTGGTTGAAGACCGGGAGCTTCCGCTAATAGATGTCAGCGTAATGGTTCGCACCGGCGGCGTGCTGGTGCCAAATGAGAAGACGGGACTGTCCTCAATTACCGGTACCGTTATGCGCTCCGGAGGATCGGAAAATTATCCCTCCGATTCCCTGAATGCCCTGCTCGAAAATAAAGCGGCGAGCATGGAGACCGGTATCGGATTTACTTCCGGTGGTGCAGGCATGAACGTTCTGAAAGAGGACTTTGACGAGCTGCTGCCGGTTTTCATAGATCTGCTTACCAATCCGGCCTTTCCGGAAGACAAAATTGAGCTGGCAAAAACCCAAACCAAGAGCGGCATCTCCCGTAGAAATGACAATGCCCAGCAGATCGGATACCGTGTTTTTGATCAACTGATCTACGGCGAAAATTCTGTATACGCACGCAATACGGAATACGAAACCGTTAATAATATCAGCCGGGAAGATTTGGTCAATTTTCACAAAGAGCACTTTGTGGGACAAAACATGTCCATCGGACTTGTCGGCGACTTCGACTCCGATGCTATGAAATCCAAGCTGCAGGAAGCTTTCGCAAGTATACCTTCGGGAGCCGGCACTGAACTTGAGTTCCCGGAAGTTGACTATGAGTACACTAGTACCATCAACTTCATCAATAAATCGGATGTCAACCAGAGCTTCGTGCTTCTGGGACACCTTGGAGGTATGCGCGACAACCCTGATTATGCAGAGCTCCAGGTTATGAACCAGGTGCTCAGCGGCGGGTTTTCCGGCCGACTTTTCCAGGTGGTCCGAACCGATATGGGTCTGGCCTATAGTGTCTTCGGGCAGTATGGAATGAACACCTTTTATCCAGGAACCTTCTATGCCGGCGTGATGACCAAAAGTGCTACAACTGCCGAAGCAATCGATGCCATTATTGGAGAGATTGAGCGTCTGCAAAATGAGCCTATCACACAGGAAGAGCTACAGGATACCAAGGATCAATTCTTAAACTCTCTGGTATTTCGTTATGACAGCTTCGAGAAGGTATTAAATCAGCGCATGTCATATGACTATCGCGGCCTCTCTGAGAATGCCTTTGATGAATATGTCGAGGGCGTTAAAGCTACGACCATCGAAGATGTGCAACGAGTGGCTCGAGAGTATCTGAATCCCGACCAGATGGAAATTCTTGTTGTGGGTAATAAAGATGAGATCGGTGACCAGCTGCAAAAATATGGTGAAGTGAATGAAATCGATATCTCCATTCCCCAGCCGGGCAGCGAGCAAAAAGTGGTGGAAGGAGATGCTGAAAAAGGAGCAACTCTGCTAGATAAGATGTCTGAAGCTCTTGTAAGCCCTGGCACTGAATTGAATTCAATTACGCTGGAGGGTGAAGTCGTCCAATTCGGAGAACAGCTGCCCGGAGGCCAAATGAGCTTACAAACAACTTCAACCATTGATTATCCAGATGCAGTTGAACAAACCGTTCAAACACCGGGCGGAACCATGAAAATAACCTATGCTGATGGACAAGGAAAAATGAGTATGGGGGGACAGGAGAGACCACTGCCTCCACAAATGAATCAAAATCTTAAAGAAACCCTAAACCGCAGTTACCTGGCTATTGCCATGGCTGAGAACGATATTAATCCTCAGTATACGGGTACGGAAGAGTTCGAGGATAAAACATACGCCAAGCTCAGCGTGAATGTCGACGACAAGGATATTCTTTTCCTTGTTGATGAAGAGACAGGCTACCCGCGTCTCATGCGCTACCAACAGTTCAATCCCCAGCAAGGAGAGCAGGTACAGATTGAGGAGCGGTACTCTGATTGGAAAACAGTCGACGGCGTTGCCTATGCCTACACACAAATTTCCTTTAGCGGCGATCAAAAAGCCAGCGAAACTACATACAAGGAACACAAGGTAAATCAGTAA